In a genomic window of uncultured Flavobacterium sp.:
- a CDS encoding urea transporter — MEKINLYLKTVLTSIGQIMLQENPWTGLLFLIGIFYGSPIMGIAAILSASVGLITAQLLKYDKTEIEQGLYGFSATLVGVALTFFFKPEFIIWITIIIGSALAAIVQNVFIRRKIPAFTLPFILVTWVCLYVFHNLDVIGAPVTPAESLVGENGLATVARGFGEVIFQGSIIAGILFILAVFINSPIAALYAIAAGVISAYLSYQFAEPDADIHMGLFSFNAVLCAITFSGFRVRDGIYVLFSIILSTLIDVYMLKMGCSVLTFPFVAASWITLLVKKFLPAEYR; from the coding sequence ATGGAAAAAATTAATCTTTATTTAAAAACGGTTTTGACCAGTATAGGTCAGATCATGTTGCAGGAAAATCCTTGGACAGGACTGTTGTTTCTTATCGGAATATTTTATGGTTCACCAATAATGGGTATTGCGGCTATTTTATCAGCTTCGGTCGGGTTGATTACGGCTCAATTATTAAAATATGACAAAACCGAAATAGAACAGGGACTTTATGGATTTAGTGCAACACTTGTTGGAGTCGCACTAACCTTCTTTTTTAAGCCAGAATTCATTATTTGGATAACCATTATTATAGGATCTGCGTTGGCTGCAATAGTACAAAATGTGTTTATCCGACGTAAAATACCGGCATTTACACTTCCGTTTATTCTTGTTACCTGGGTTTGTCTTTATGTTTTTCATAATCTAGACGTCATTGGAGCGCCTGTAACACCTGCTGAGTCTCTTGTAGGCGAAAATGGATTGGCAACAGTTGCACGTGGTTTTGGAGAAGTGATTTTTCAGGGAAGCATTATAGCTGGAATTTTATTTATTCTTGCAGTCTTTATTAACAGTCCAATTGCTGCCTTATATGCAATTGCTGCAGGAGTTATTAGCGCCTATCTTTCATATCAGTTTGCTGAACCTGATGCAGATATTCACATGGGTTTATTTAGTTTTAACGCAGTACTTTGTGCAATTACTTTCTCTGGCTTTCGCGTAAGAGATGGAATTTACGTCCTTTTTTCAATCATTTTATCGACCTTGATAGATGTATATATGTTAAAAATGGGATGCAGTGTACTTACTTTTCCATTTGTTGCAGCGAGCTGGATTACACTTCTTGTCAAAAAGTTTTTACCGGCTGAATATAGATAA
- a CDS encoding RidA family protein, whose translation MTSKKLNSVLARNTENAPQSIGQHSQTVAFSHYNNLSAQLPIDPKSGKLVNGGVKEQAEQCFKNIKAILESIDHVMNDVVKITVFIKNIKDIDAVDEVYATFFSTYVPTRTVVAVADLPKDALVQIEALVSNGEGTIPNAPQAGDIIKLANNKANAPLSTLSAQTVSFSHYNNLSAQLPIDPKTGRLIIGGVKEQAEQCLKNIKTILESIDVPFDDIVKVNIFLKNLSDSEAVNEVYATFFPDSAIARAVAYVPAQTTIGASALLMDALVQIEAVVSHGDGTPPQAIEDRHGIVIKATNSENAPKCSLSTQSVAFSHYNHISAQLPLDPKTGDKIVGGVKEQTEQCLKNIEAILENIDHGMEDVVKVNIFLKNLSDIDAVDEVYKTFFPKGIPARRIIGVASILKDVLVQIDVVVANAEGTPPNR comes from the coding sequence ATGACTTCAAAGAAATTAAATTCGGTATTAGCAAGAAATACTGAAAATGCACCACAAAGTATTGGACAGCATTCACAAACAGTAGCTTTTTCTCATTATAATAATCTTTCTGCTCAATTACCGATAGATCCAAAATCAGGAAAATTAGTAAATGGCGGTGTAAAAGAGCAAGCAGAACAGTGCTTTAAAAACATTAAAGCAATTTTGGAAAGTATCGATCATGTTATGAACGATGTTGTTAAAATCACTGTATTTATTAAGAATATCAAAGACATTGATGCTGTAGACGAAGTTTATGCAACATTCTTCTCAACTTATGTTCCTACAAGAACAGTAGTTGCAGTTGCAGATTTACCTAAAGATGCTTTGGTGCAAATTGAAGCACTTGTTTCAAACGGTGAAGGTACAATTCCAAATGCTCCACAAGCGGGTGATATTATCAAACTTGCAAATAATAAAGCAAATGCACCTTTAAGTACATTATCTGCACAAACGGTGTCTTTTTCTCATTATAATAATCTTTCGGCTCAATTGCCAATCGATCCCAAAACTGGCAGATTGATAATTGGCGGTGTAAAAGAACAAGCTGAACAATGTTTGAAAAATATTAAAACTATTTTAGAAAGTATTGACGTTCCTTTTGATGATATTGTTAAAGTCAATATCTTCCTTAAAAACCTTTCAGATAGTGAGGCGGTAAATGAAGTTTATGCAACTTTTTTTCCGGATTCTGCTATTGCCAGAGCTGTAGCTTATGTTCCTGCGCAAACAACAATTGGAGCTTCGGCATTACTTATGGATGCTTTGGTGCAAATTGAAGCAGTAGTTTCTCATGGAGATGGTACGCCTCCGCAAGCTATTGAAGACAGACATGGAATCGTAATAAAAGCAACCAATTCTGAGAACGCTCCAAAATGTTCTCTTTCTACACAAAGTGTTGCATTTTCTCATTACAATCATATTTCGGCACAATTACCTTTGGATCCAAAAACCGGTGACAAGATTGTTGGCGGAGTAAAAGAGCAAACGGAACAATGTCTAAAAAATATCGAGGCAATTTTAGAAAATATAGATCACGGTATGGAAGATGTAGTAAAAGTAAATATCTTCCTTAAAAACTTGTCAGATATTGATGCTGTAGACGAAGTTTATAAAACATTTTTCCCTAAAGGAATTCCTGCACGAAGAATAATTGGTGTAGCATCTATACTTAAAGATGTTTTAGTACAAATTGATGTTGTAGTCGCAAATGCTGAAGGAACTCCGCCAAATAGATAA
- a CDS encoding urease accessory protein UreF: MMKNFLGSLLHLSDPTLPIGGYSHSNGLETYIQLRLVNDTPSTALFVRNMLLNNLQYNDAAFVKLAYEVTKNNDIKALLELDDECGALKTAREIRQASQKLSLRLIKIFKRQTVAGIINEYENAIVEKRAEGHYCIVFGVYAALLNIPLHEALYAFFYNATVGMVTNAVKLVPLGQLDGQDILHDMQELIETLTDNVISLDRNHVGLCNIGLDVRCMQHERLYSRLYMS, encoded by the coding sequence ATAATGAAAAATTTTCTAGGCAGTTTGTTGCATTTGAGTGATCCTACATTGCCAATTGGCGGTTATAGCCATTCTAATGGTTTGGAAACTTACATACAGCTGAGGTTAGTAAATGATACTCCATCAACTGCATTGTTTGTTCGTAACATGCTTTTAAATAATCTTCAATACAACGATGCAGCTTTTGTAAAACTGGCTTATGAAGTAACAAAAAACAATGATATTAAGGCATTGTTGGAATTGGATGATGAATGTGGAGCATTAAAAACAGCACGCGAAATACGACAAGCCAGTCAAAAATTAAGTTTAAGACTTATAAAAATCTTTAAAAGGCAAACGGTAGCAGGTATCATTAATGAATATGAAAATGCAATTGTCGAAAAAAGAGCAGAAGGACATTATTGTATTGTATTTGGAGTATACGCTGCATTGTTGAATATTCCGCTTCATGAAGCACTTTATGCATTCTTTTATAACGCCACTGTAGGTATGGTAACCAATGCTGTAAAGCTCGTTCCTCTTGGGCAACTTGACGGACAGGATATTTTGCACGATATGCAGGAATTAATAGAAACACTTACTGATAATGTAATTTCTCTTGATCGAAATCACGTTGGATTGTGCAATATAGGTTTAGATGTAAGATGTATGCAGCATGAACGATTGTATTCACGATTGTATATGTCTTAA
- a CDS encoding DUF6090 family protein, giving the protein MQEEITKHSEKIYKTVKNSEHTLGEKVKEIIIEIFIIVFAVTLSIGLHSWSEHKHQQEEVSIFLNNLKNDLKDDVKSLNIEKGGYQESNIGYEKILALTTLQLDSIYKSKGKVNFPIYSHGQVINIGNYEGFKSSGKIGYIEDEKLKQKILNYYQILAPSISEVDKIYNDFLFKCFDKMIENADKSEEQLYSDPKFKKTIEFLVRLGKNNIRVYDQNVKPEAVELIKEIEKELNK; this is encoded by the coding sequence ATGCAAGAAGAAATAACCAAACACTCAGAAAAAATTTATAAAACTGTGAAAAATTCAGAACATACATTGGGAGAGAAAGTGAAAGAAATCATTATAGAAATTTTTATAATCGTTTTTGCAGTAACACTTTCTATAGGATTACATAGTTGGAGTGAACACAAACACCAGCAAGAAGAAGTTTCTATTTTTCTTAATAATTTAAAGAATGATTTAAAAGATGATGTAAAAAGCCTGAACATTGAAAAGGGCGGATACCAAGAATCAAACATAGGTTATGAGAAAATTTTAGCACTAACGACTCTTCAACTTGATAGTATTTATAAGTCAAAAGGTAAAGTTAATTTCCCAATTTATTCACATGGACAAGTAATAAATATTGGCAATTATGAAGGATTTAAGTCTAGTGGTAAAATTGGCTACATTGAAGATGAAAAATTAAAACAGAAAATTTTAAATTACTACCAAATACTTGCACCGTCAATTAGCGAAGTCGATAAAATTTATAATGATTTTCTGTTTAAGTGTTTTGACAAAATGATAGAAAATGCAGATAAATCTGAAGAACAATTATATTCAGATCCAAAATTTAAAAAGACAATCGAATTTCTTGTCAGACTGGGTAAGAATAACATAAGAGTTTATGACCAAAATGTAAAACCAGAAGCAGTTGAACTTATTAAAGAAATTGAAAAAGAGTTGAATAAATAA
- a CDS encoding urease accessory protein UreD — protein MINRLNIVSGYKDGRSYLKDAFFTRPFRIANIGQDRSDPSLYLMLMSSSPGILDKDHYDINIQIESGSRLLLESQSYQRLFNMENGAQQEMKVSLLSGSTFSYVQHPIVPHEHSIFKAHNIINLEDNCSLTLGEIITCGRKHSGEIFRYSKFQNLTEVFHNGKLVLKDNVLLQPLLADIQTIGQMEGYTHQGTLIYINTGAQDLEAIFEDTFSYLELQEEIAFGLSQPFDNAIIVRVLGNGGEQLYNVFRHMQQKLWNSQEQINVTSQVIESAEYSE, from the coding sequence ATGATCAATAGATTAAATATTGTCAGCGGATATAAAGATGGACGTTCTTATCTAAAAGACGCATTCTTTACCAGACCCTTTCGTATAGCCAATATTGGGCAAGACAGATCTGATCCTTCTTTGTATCTAATGCTTATGAGTTCTTCTCCGGGCATACTCGACAAAGACCATTATGATATAAACATTCAAATAGAGTCGGGAAGTCGTTTACTTCTTGAATCTCAATCGTACCAACGTTTGTTTAATATGGAAAATGGAGCGCAACAGGAAATGAAAGTTTCACTTCTCTCTGGTAGTACTTTTAGTTATGTACAGCATCCGATAGTACCACATGAACATTCTATTTTCAAGGCACATAACATAATAAATCTGGAAGATAATTGTAGTCTGACATTAGGCGAAATAATTACTTGTGGACGAAAGCATTCGGGAGAAATATTTCGTTATTCAAAATTTCAAAATCTAACAGAAGTATTCCATAATGGGAAACTTGTTTTAAAGGACAACGTATTATTACAACCTCTTTTAGCAGACATTCAAACCATAGGACAAATGGAAGGTTACACCCATCAGGGGACATTAATTTATATCAATACTGGTGCACAGGACTTAGAAGCGATTTTTGAAGATACCTTTAGTTATTTGGAATTACAAGAAGAAATAGCATTTGGACTATCACAGCCGTTTGATAATGCTATAATAGTTCGTGTTTTGGGCAATGGAGGAGAACAATTATATAATGTATTTCGACATATGCAACAAAAACTTTGGAATAGCCAAGAACAAATAAATGTAACAAGTCAGGTAATCGAGTCTGCCGAATATAGCGAATAA
- the ureB gene encoding urease subunit beta — protein MIPGEYIISKGDIECNVGRKTVKVKVTNTADRPVQVGSHCHFFEINRMMSLDRSKAFGMRLNIAAGTAVRFEPGEEKEVELVALGGAKRAFGINNLVNGDTTLEVNKEHSLEKLKSENFKNK, from the coding sequence ATGATTCCTGGAGAATATATTATCAGCAAAGGCGACATTGAGTGTAATGTTGGTCGAAAAACAGTTAAAGTAAAAGTTACAAATACCGCAGATCGTCCTGTACAGGTTGGATCGCACTGTCATTTTTTTGAAATCAACCGAATGATGAGTTTAGACAGAAGCAAAGCTTTTGGAATGCGACTTAACATTGCGGCAGGTACAGCGGTGCGTTTTGAACCGGGAGAAGAAAAAGAAGTAGAATTAGTTGCATTAGGCGGCGCTAAACGTGCATTTGGGATTAATAATCTCGTAAACGGAGATACTACTCTTGAGGTTAACAAAGAACATAGTTTGGAAAAGCTGAAATCAGAAAACTTTAAAAACAAATAA
- the ureG gene encoding urease accessory protein UreG, which produces MKERKYIKIGVAGPVGSGKTALIERLSRTLMNEYSIGVITNDIYTKEDAEFLTKNSMLPKERIIGVETGGCPHTAIREDASMNLEAVEEMASRFPDIELILIESGGDNLSATFSPDLADVSIFVIDVAEGDKIPRKGGPGITRSDLLIINKIDLAPYVNADLGVMEHDARKMRNGQPFVFTNLMSLQGLDSVIGWIKKYALLENTEEPELVR; this is translated from the coding sequence ATGAAAGAAAGAAAATATATCAAAATTGGAGTTGCTGGTCCTGTAGGTTCAGGTAAAACGGCATTAATAGAGCGTTTATCACGTACATTAATGAACGAATACAGCATTGGTGTTATCACGAATGATATTTATACTAAAGAAGATGCGGAGTTTTTGACTAAAAATAGTATGCTTCCTAAAGAGCGTATTATTGGTGTTGAAACAGGCGGATGTCCTCATACTGCAATTCGCGAAGATGCGAGTATGAACCTTGAAGCTGTTGAAGAAATGGCGTCTCGTTTTCCGGATATTGAACTTATTTTAATCGAAAGTGGTGGCGATAATTTATCGGCGACTTTTAGTCCTGATTTGGCAGATGTAAGCATTTTTGTTATTGATGTTGCTGAGGGAGATAAAATACCTCGCAAAGGCGGACCTGGTATTACGAGATCTGATTTGCTTATAATCAATAAAATTGACCTTGCTCCTTATGTAAATGCAGATTTGGGTGTTATGGAACATGATGCAAGAAAAATGCGTAATGGTCAGCCATTTGTATTCACAAATCTTATGAGTCTTCAAGGACTTGATTCTGTTATTGGCTGGATTAAAAAATACGCATTACTTGAAAATACCGAAGAGCCGGAATTGGTTAGATAG
- the ureE gene encoding urease accessory protein UreE, with translation MIINEVTGNLKEFDLGNRIIDLLEIEWFESTKRIQRKKTKSGDDIAIKFLKEGQRLRQDDILYADDQKVIVVDILPCDAIAVKPTTLLEMGSVCYEIGNKHLPMFIQNDEVLVPFEEPIFKWLSASGYKTEKIHTRLTNLLNSTVQPHGSHNENSSLFFKIMNIGK, from the coding sequence ATGATTATAAATGAGGTAACAGGCAATCTTAAAGAATTTGATTTAGGAAATCGCATTATTGATCTTCTGGAAATAGAATGGTTTGAATCGACTAAGCGCATACAGCGAAAAAAAACAAAAAGTGGAGACGATATCGCTATTAAATTTTTAAAAGAAGGACAACGCCTAAGACAAGATGATATTTTATATGCAGATGATCAAAAGGTAATTGTAGTTGATATTCTTCCTTGCGATGCGATTGCAGTAAAACCAACAACATTACTGGAAATGGGAAGTGTGTGTTATGAAATTGGAAATAAACACCTTCCAATGTTTATTCAAAATGATGAAGTATTAGTTCCTTTTGAAGAGCCAATTTTTAAATGGTTATCAGCAAGTGGTTATAAAACCGAAAAGATACATACACGCTTAACCAATCTGCTTAACTCAACAGTACAGCCACATGGCAGTCATAATGAAAACAGCTCGCTTTTCTTTAAAATTATGAACATAGGAAAGTAG
- a CDS encoding class I SAM-dependent methyltransferase — translation MKQNIYDDLDFFENYGKMPRSIDGLNSAGEWHVLKNMLPNFQDKNVLDLGCGYGWHCIYAKEQGAKNVIGIDLSQKMIDKAKENSKDLSVEYYQMPVEDIEFENEQFDIIFSSLTFHYIENLDIVFRKINKFLKKGGSFVFSMEHPVFTSKPEQDWFKDEKGNLLHWPVDNYQDEGVRQTNFLGHKVIKYHRTVASILNTVIDSGFAIKQISEPKPSDEIIEKYPAMKDELRRPIFIMVSAGKL, via the coding sequence ATGAAACAAAATATTTACGATGATTTAGATTTTTTTGAAAACTACGGTAAAATGCCACGTTCTATAGACGGTTTGAATTCAGCCGGAGAATGGCATGTTTTGAAAAATATGTTGCCCAATTTTCAAGATAAAAATGTTCTTGATCTTGGTTGCGGTTACGGCTGGCATTGTATTTATGCCAAAGAACAAGGCGCAAAAAATGTGATTGGAATTGATTTATCACAGAAAATGATTGATAAAGCAAAGGAAAATTCAAAAGATTTATCAGTAGAGTATTATCAAATGCCTGTTGAAGATATTGAATTTGAAAATGAGCAGTTTGATATTATTTTTAGTTCGCTTACTTTTCATTATATCGAAAATTTGGACATTGTTTTTCGTAAAATTAATAAGTTTCTGAAAAAAGGAGGAAGCTTTGTTTTTTCGATGGAACATCCCGTTTTTACTTCAAAACCAGAACAAGATTGGTTTAAGGACGAAAAAGGAAATTTGTTACATTGGCCAGTAGATAATTATCAAGACGAAGGAGTAAGGCAAACGAATTTTTTAGGTCACAAAGTAATTAAATACCATCGAACAGTAGCAAGTATTCTAAATACTGTAATTGATTCAGGTTTTGCTATTAAACAAATATCGGAGCCTAAACCATCAGACGAAATTATTGAAAAATATCCGGCGATGAAAGACGAATTAAGAAGACCAATCTTTATTATGGTTTCTGCTGGAAAATTATAA
- the ureA gene encoding urease subunit gamma produces MHLTPRESEKLLLHLAGELAAKRKARGLKLNYPESIAYISGHLLEAARDGKSVAELMQYGATLLTRDDVMDGIAEMIHDVQIEATFPDGTKLVTVHSPIR; encoded by the coding sequence ATGCATCTTACACCAAGAGAAAGCGAGAAGTTGCTATTGCACCTTGCCGGAGAACTAGCCGCAAAAAGAAAGGCCAGAGGTCTTAAACTTAATTACCCTGAATCGATTGCTTACATCAGTGGTCATTTACTTGAAGCAGCCCGCGACGGAAAATCTGTTGCCGAATTAATGCAATACGGTGCGACATTGCTTACCAGAGATGATGTTATGGATGGAATTGCTGAGATGATACACGATGTACAAATCGAAGCAACTTTTCCTGATGGAACAAAATTAGTTACCGTTCATAGTCCAATTCGTTAA
- a CDS encoding helix-turn-helix domain-containing protein has translation MKESIRILNTYEYKMQFLPKVNAHALFDQSLLQIYRIESYLKGIVIPVPPYRTSFNFLLFITEGSICQQVETENYLIGPGQILNIKQGSITRTIELSEDVKGFYVMYENDIITSIALSRQDTIFLTSDPVIKIHENAYEFMTTALELLEKELQSECIHQDICITFFRAIMLKIIKHAISKPLGMARELDITYKFREKLQQEHIEHKNVFFYAQELNISETYLNKCIKKATGKPPKQWINEICVQHSQILLRDLGREIADVAYELNFQSLSHFSRVFKKVTHQSPSAFRLEVNK, from the coding sequence ATGAAAGAATCTATCCGAATTCTTAACACTTATGAGTACAAGATGCAATTCTTACCAAAAGTAAATGCACATGCGTTGTTTGACCAATCACTACTTCAAATATATCGAATAGAAAGTTACTTAAAAGGAATCGTAATACCGGTACCACCATACAGAACATCTTTTAATTTTCTTTTATTTATAACAGAAGGTTCTATATGTCAGCAGGTAGAAACTGAAAACTATCTAATAGGTCCCGGACAAATATTAAACATTAAACAAGGAAGTATTACCCGAACTATTGAATTATCTGAAGATGTCAAAGGATTTTATGTAATGTATGAAAATGACATTATAACTTCTATCGCTTTAAGCCGACAAGACACTATATTTCTTACTTCGGATCCTGTAATAAAAATTCATGAAAATGCTTATGAATTTATGACTACTGCACTAGAATTACTAGAAAAAGAACTACAATCAGAATGCATACATCAAGATATTTGCATTACTTTTTTTCGTGCGATTATGTTGAAAATCATTAAACATGCAATTTCGAAACCATTGGGTATGGCTCGTGAACTCGACATTACTTATAAATTCAGGGAAAAACTTCAGCAAGAACATATAGAGCATAAAAATGTTTTCTTTTATGCACAGGAATTAAATATTTCTGAAACTTACCTGAATAAATGCATCAAGAAAGCAACCGGAAAACCTCCAAAACAATGGATTAATGAAATTTGTGTACAACACAGCCAAATATTACTCCGCGATTTAGGACGCGAAATTGCTGATGTAGCTTATGAACTAAATTTTCAATCTCTTTCTCATTTTTCCAGAGTTTTTAAAAAGGTTACGCATCAATCGCCTTCTGCATTTCGTCTGGAAGTAAATAAATAA
- the ureC gene encoding urease subunit alpha — MSLKINKLKYASMYGPTTGDKVRLGDTDIIIEVEKDFTVYGDESKFGGGKTIRDGMSQSSTATRDQGVLDLVITNVTIIDHWGIVKADIGIKDGKIVGIGKAGNPDTMDGVDSNMIIGASTEAHGGENLIVTAGGIDTHIHFISPQQIETALYSGITTMIGGGTGPADGTNATTITPGKWYMEKMLQAAEAFPMNLGFFGKGNCSTEAPLAEQIEAGALGLKIHEDWGASPAVIDAALTVADKYDVQVAIHTDTLNEAGFLEDTMNAINGRVIHTFHTEGAGGGHAPDIIKAAMYPNVLPASTNPTRPYTINTIDEHLDMLMVCHHLSKNIPEDVAFADSRIRPETIAAEDILHDMGVFSIMSSDSQAMGRVGEVVTRTWQTADKMRKQRGDLEEDKGSGNDNFRAKRYIAKYTINPAIAHGISQYVGSIEPGKMADLVLWKPMLFGVKPEIIIKGGMIIAARMGDPNASIPTPQPVLYRNMFGAFGKALSKTCATFVSQASLKNNIVEEYGLQKMILPVVGCRNISKKDLIHNDKTPEITVNSENYEVRVDGELITCEPAHDLPLAQRYFLF, encoded by the coding sequence ATGAGCTTGAAAATAAATAAACTGAAGTATGCCAGCATGTATGGGCCTACAACAGGCGACAAAGTTCGTTTAGGCGATACTGATATAATTATTGAAGTAGAAAAAGATTTTACCGTTTATGGTGACGAAAGCAAATTTGGAGGAGGGAAAACCATTCGTGATGGTATGTCTCAATCAAGTACAGCTACTCGTGATCAGGGAGTTTTGGATCTTGTAATTACCAACGTTACAATTATTGACCATTGGGGTATTGTAAAAGCAGATATTGGTATAAAAGACGGTAAAATCGTTGGAATTGGAAAAGCCGGAAATCCAGATACAATGGATGGAGTTGATTCAAACATGATTATTGGAGCGAGTACAGAAGCTCACGGAGGAGAAAACCTGATTGTAACTGCCGGAGGAATTGATACGCACATTCACTTTATCAGTCCGCAACAAATTGAAACAGCGCTTTACAGCGGAATTACCACAATGATTGGTGGTGGAACAGGTCCGGCAGATGGAACAAACGCTACGACGATTACTCCGGGGAAATGGTATATGGAGAAAATGTTGCAGGCAGCAGAAGCATTTCCTATGAATCTTGGTTTTTTTGGTAAAGGAAACTGTTCTACCGAAGCTCCTTTAGCAGAGCAGATTGAAGCTGGTGCTTTAGGTCTTAAAATCCATGAAGATTGGGGAGCATCACCTGCTGTAATTGATGCTGCTTTGACAGTGGCCGATAAATATGATGTTCAGGTGGCAATCCATACGGATACATTAAATGAAGCAGGTTTTCTTGAAGATACAATGAATGCGATAAATGGTCGTGTTATACATACTTTCCATACAGAAGGTGCGGGTGGAGGACATGCTCCTGATATTATCAAAGCTGCGATGTACCCAAATGTTTTGCCGGCATCAACAAATCCTACTCGTCCGTATACTATTAATACAATTGACGAACATCTTGATATGTTGATGGTATGTCATCACTTGAGTAAAAATATTCCCGAAGATGTCGCTTTTGCCGATTCTCGTATTCGTCCGGAAACAATTGCTGCCGAAGATATTTTGCACGATATGGGAGTATTCAGCATCATGAGTTCAGATTCTCAGGCAATGGGTCGTGTTGGCGAAGTAGTTACCCGTACTTGGCAAACTGCCGATAAAATGAGAAAACAACGCGGAGATTTAGAAGAAGATAAAGGAAGTGGAAATGACAACTTCCGCGCTAAGCGTTATATCGCTAAATATACAATTAACCCTGCTATTGCTCACGGTATTTCTCAATATGTAGGATCAATAGAACCTGGAAAAATGGCTGATTTAGTATTATGGAAGCCAATGTTATTTGGTGTAAAACCAGAAATCATTATTAAAGGAGGTATGATTATCGCTGCTCGTATGGGAGATCCAAACGCTTCTATTCCAACGCCACAGCCGGTTCTTTACCGCAACATGTTTGGTGCTTTTGGTAAAGCATTGTCAAAAACATGTGCAACATTTGTTTCTCAGGCATCTCTAAAAAACAATATTGTAGAAGAATACGGATTGCAAAAAATGATATTACCGGTAGTTGGTTGTAGAAATATTTCTAAAAAAGATTTGATTCACAATGACAAAACACCTGAAATTACGGTAAACTCAGAAAACTACGAAGTACGTGTTGATGGTGAACTTATTACTTGTGAGCCAGCGCATGACTTGCCATTAGCACAGCGTTATTTTTTATTCTAA
- a CDS encoding sulfite exporter TauE/SafE family protein has product MDTTLTTLILSAITISCLHTASGPDHYLPFIVLSRSRKWSLAKTIWWTTICGLGHILSSVLLGLIGVLVGWQLSKLSMFQDIRGNVSGWCLLLFGAVYLVWGLRSAYLNKPHKHFEVYNDEDIYVYEHKHGEVVAPQSRVKITPWILFVIFVMGPSEPLVPLLFYSGVRRSPLEIIVLIAVFAIFTVLTMLVMVLLGRYGYSFFKTDKLERYVHAIGGAVVTICGIGMVFLGW; this is encoded by the coding sequence ATGGATACAACATTAACAACACTTATATTATCAGCTATAACTATTAGCTGTTTGCATACTGCTTCGGGTCCAGATCATTATTTGCCTTTTATTGTGTTGTCACGATCAAGAAAGTGGTCTTTGGCCAAAACAATTTGGTGGACAACAATTTGTGGACTCGGTCATATTTTAAGTTCTGTATTACTGGGATTGATAGGAGTTTTGGTTGGATGGCAATTGTCAAAACTATCCATGTTTCAGGATATCAGAGGAAATGTTTCGGGATGGTGCTTGCTTTTGTTTGGAGCCGTATATCTTGTTTGGGGATTGCGCAGTGCTTATTTAAATAAGCCGCACAAACATTTTGAAGTATATAATGACGAAGATATTTATGTCTATGAACATAAACACGGAGAAGTTGTGGCACCTCAAAGTCGTGTCAAAATTACGCCATGGATCTTGTTTGTCATTTTTGTAATGGGTCCGAGTGAACCTCTTGTGCCATTATTATTTTATTCAGGAGTACGAAGATCTCCATTAGAAATCATTGTGCTAATTGCCGTTTTTGCCATTTTCACAGTTCTTACAATGCTTGTTATGGTATTGCTGGGGCGTTATGGTTATTCATTTTTCAAAACAGACAAACTAGAGCGTTATGTCCATGCTATTGGCGGTGCAGTTGTCACCATATGCGGTATCGGAATGGTGTTTTTAGGTTGGTAA